In one Pseudomonas sp. R84 genomic region, the following are encoded:
- the yjgA gene encoding ribosome biogenesis factor YjgA, which yields MVDSYDDSLDTGEKSKSQVKRELHALVDLGERLTTLKPDLIAKLPLTDAMRRALADAPKHTANIARKRHLQFIGKLMRDQDTDAILTLLDQLDASTRQYNERFHNLERWRDRLIAGDDAVLEKFVVEYPDADRQQLRSLIRQAQHEVAQNKPPASSRKIFKYIRELDETQRGLR from the coding sequence ATGGTTGATTCTTACGACGACTCCCTCGATACGGGAGAAAAAAGCAAATCTCAGGTCAAACGCGAGCTGCATGCTCTGGTTGACCTCGGCGAGCGCCTGACCACACTCAAGCCTGACTTGATCGCAAAACTGCCGCTGACCGACGCCATGCGCCGGGCTTTGGCCGATGCGCCCAAGCACACCGCGAACATCGCGCGTAAACGGCACCTGCAGTTCATCGGCAAACTGATGCGCGATCAGGACACTGACGCGATTCTGACCTTGCTCGATCAACTTGATGCCTCCACTCGCCAATACAACGAGCGTTTCCACAATCTCGAACGCTGGCGTGATCGCCTGATCGCGGGCGACGATGCCGTGCTGGAAAAATTCGTCGTCGAGTACCCGGACGCCGATCGCCAGCAACTGCGCTCCCTGATCCGTCAGGCTCAGCATGAGGTTGCGCAAAACAAACCTCCTGCTTCCAGCCGCAAGATCTTCAAGTACATCCGTGAGCTGGACGAGACTCAACGCGGCCTGCGTTGA
- the pmbA gene encoding metalloprotease PmbA, producing the protein MSMSAVESVGPQALPALQEQVEQIIAEAKRQGASACEVAVSLEQGLSTSVRQREVETVEFNRDQGFGITLYVGQRKGSASTSATGPDAIRETVAAALAIAKHTSEDEASGLADAALMAKEQHDFDLFHEWDITPEQAIEKALLCEAAAFDADARIKNADGTTLSTHQGCRVYGNSHGFIGGYASTRHSLSCVMIAEADGQMQRDYWYDVSRQGSLLADPVSIGQRAAQRAASRLGARPVPTCEVPVLFSAELAGGLFGSFLSAVSGGSLYRKSSFLEGTLGQKLFPEWLTIDERPHLMRAMGSASYDGDGLATYAKPFVEKGELVSYILGTYSGRKLGMPSTANAGGVHNLFVTHGDEDQAALLKRMGRGLLVTELMGHGLNMVTGDYSRGAAGFWVENGEIQFAVQEVTIAGNMRDMFKQIVAVGNDLELRSNIRTGSVLIERMTVAGS; encoded by the coding sequence ATGAGCATGAGTGCAGTTGAAAGCGTCGGCCCGCAGGCATTGCCGGCACTGCAGGAACAAGTCGAGCAGATCATCGCCGAAGCCAAGCGTCAGGGCGCCAGCGCCTGCGAAGTAGCCGTGTCGCTGGAGCAGGGGCTGTCGACCTCGGTGCGTCAGCGCGAAGTCGAAACGGTCGAATTCAACCGTGATCAGGGCTTTGGCATCACGCTGTACGTTGGCCAGCGCAAAGGCTCGGCCAGCACATCTGCCACTGGTCCGGATGCGATTCGTGAGACCGTCGCGGCTGCACTGGCCATCGCCAAACATACTTCCGAAGACGAGGCCTCGGGCCTGGCCGACGCGGCGTTGATGGCCAAGGAACAGCACGATTTCGACCTGTTCCACGAGTGGGACATCACGCCGGAGCAAGCCATTGAGAAGGCCTTGCTCTGTGAAGCTGCGGCATTCGACGCAGATGCGCGGATCAAGAACGCTGACGGCACCACTCTGAGCACTCATCAGGGTTGCCGCGTGTACGGTAACAGCCACGGGTTCATTGGTGGCTACGCCTCCACCCGACATAGCCTGAGTTGCGTAATGATCGCCGAAGCAGATGGCCAGATGCAGCGCGATTACTGGTACGACGTGAGCCGTCAGGGCAGTTTGCTGGCCGATCCGGTGAGCATCGGTCAGCGTGCTGCGCAACGGGCGGCGAGCCGTCTGGGCGCGCGTCCGGTACCGACCTGCGAGGTGCCGGTGCTGTTTTCCGCAGAGCTGGCGGGCGGTTTGTTCGGCAGTTTCCTCTCGGCGGTGTCTGGCGGCAGTCTGTATCGCAAGTCGTCGTTCCTTGAAGGCACTCTGGGGCAGAAGCTGTTCCCGGAATGGCTGACCATCGATGAGCGCCCGCACCTGATGCGCGCCATGGGTAGCGCTTCGTACGACGGTGATGGTCTGGCCACTTACGCCAAACCGTTCGTCGAAAAAGGCGAGTTGGTGTCGTACATCCTCGGCACTTACTCCGGGCGCAAACTCGGCATGCCGAGCACTGCCAACGCTGGCGGCGTACACAACCTGTTCGTCACCCATGGAGACGAAGACCAGGCGGCGTTGTTGAAGCGCATGGGCCGTGGCTTGTTGGTCACAGAACTGATGGGCCATGGCTTGAACATGGTCACTGGCGACTATTCGCGCGGGGCGGCGGGTTTCTGGGTCGAGAATGGAGAAATCCAGTTCGCCGTGCAGGAAGTGACTATCGCCGGCAACATGCGCGACATGTTCAAGCAGATTGTTGCCGTGGGTAATGATCTGGAGTTGCGCAGCAACATTCGCACCGGTTCGGTGTTGATCGAGCGGATGACCGTCGCGGGCAGCTAA
- the tldD gene encoding metalloprotease TldD, producing the protein MSELLSSVSDHLLAPGGVTIESLQGVLGDLAGPGIDAADLYFQGQISESWALEDGIVKEGSFNLDQGVGVRAQSGEKTGFAYSNAITLEALGAAARAARSISRAGQNGTVQAFTTQDVAQLYAPDNPLEVLSRAEKVELLKRIDVATRALDPRIQQVSVSMAGVWERILVASTDGGLAADVRPLVRFNVSVIVEQNGRRERGGHGGGGRTDYRYFLAEDRAMGYAREALRQALVNLEAIPAPAGTFPVVLGSGWSGVLLHEAVGHGLEGDFNRKGSSAYSGRMGEMVASKLCTIVDDGTLSGRRGSLSVDDEGTPTECTTLIENGVLKGYMQDKLNARLMGVARTGNGRRESYAHLPMPRMTNTYMLGGESDPAEIIASVKKGIYCANLGGGQVDITSGKFVFSTSEAYLIEDGKITAPVKGATLIGNGPEAMSRVSMVGNDLALDSGVGTCGKDGQSVPVGVGQPTLKIDAITVGGTGA; encoded by the coding sequence ATGAGCGAGTTGTTGTCCTCAGTCAGTGATCACCTGTTGGCGCCGGGCGGCGTGACGATCGAGAGTCTGCAAGGCGTGCTCGGCGATCTGGCCGGCCCCGGCATCGACGCTGCCGATCTGTATTTCCAGGGCCAGATCTCCGAGTCCTGGGCACTGGAAGACGGCATCGTCAAGGAAGGCAGCTTCAACCTCGACCAGGGCGTGGGGGTGCGCGCTCAGTCCGGTGAGAAAACCGGTTTTGCCTACAGCAACGCGATCACCCTCGAAGCCCTCGGCGCAGCCGCCCGCGCGGCGCGTTCGATCTCTCGTGCCGGGCAGAACGGCACGGTGCAGGCGTTCACCACGCAGGATGTCGCGCAACTGTACGCGCCGGACAACCCGCTGGAAGTGCTGAGCCGCGCCGAGAAGGTTGAACTGCTCAAGCGCATCGATGTGGCTACCCGCGCGCTCGACCCGCGTATTCAGCAGGTCAGTGTCAGCATGGCTGGCGTCTGGGAGCGGATTCTGGTGGCGTCCACCGACGGCGGCCTGGCGGCGGATGTGCGCCCGCTGGTGCGTTTCAACGTCAGTGTGATCGTTGAACAGAATGGCCGTCGCGAGCGCGGCGGGCATGGCGGTGGCGGGCGTACCGACTACCGTTATTTCCTCGCTGAAGACCGCGCCATGGGCTATGCCCGTGAAGCGCTGCGTCAGGCGCTGGTGAATCTGGAAGCGATTCCTGCGCCGGCCGGAACTTTTCCGGTGGTGTTGGGTTCTGGCTGGTCTGGCGTGCTGTTGCACGAAGCGGTCGGCCACGGTCTGGAAGGCGATTTCAACCGCAAGGGCAGTTCCGCCTACAGCGGACGCATGGGCGAAATGGTTGCCTCGAAGCTCTGCACCATTGTCGATGACGGCACCTTGAGCGGCCGTCGCGGATCGCTGAGTGTCGACGACGAAGGCACGCCGACCGAGTGCACCACGCTGATCGAAAACGGCGTGCTAAAGGGTTACATGCAGGACAAGCTCAATGCGCGTCTGATGGGCGTGGCCCGCACCGGTAACGGTCGTCGTGAGTCCTATGCGCATCTGCCGATGCCGCGAATGACCAACACCTACATGCTCGGTGGCGAAAGCGATCCGGCGGAAATCATTGCTTCGGTGAAGAAAGGTATCTACTGCGCCAACCTCGGCGGCGGTCAGGTCGATATCACCAGCGGCAAGTTCGTGTTCTCCACCAGCGAGGCGTACCTGATCGAAGACGGCAAGATCACTGCGCCGGTCAAGGGCGCGACGTTGATTGGCAACGGCCCTGAGGCGATGAGCCGGGTGTCGATGGTCGGTAATGATCTGGCGCTGGACAGCGGTGTGGGCACTTGCGGCAAGGATGGGCAGTCGGTGCCGGTAGGCGTCGGTCAGCCGACGTTGAAGATCGATGCGATCACCGTGGGTGGCACGGGCGCATAA
- a CDS encoding FagA protein: protein MSSALHEQPYLESWRWMSRQIRCAMDPDEPRLIEHYLAEGRYLACCTATSPWTIAETSFRLLLDTAIDIALPWHWRSFCLDQAWRPLREMERLSLCKCRLQRWQRYTWQLATCELLPSIPLIELVQGFSDDQDTY, encoded by the coding sequence ATGAGTTCTGCCTTGCACGAGCAGCCGTACCTCGAAAGCTGGCGCTGGATGAGTCGCCAGATCCGTTGCGCGATGGATCCCGACGAACCGCGCCTGATCGAACACTATCTGGCCGAGGGTCGGTATCTGGCCTGTTGTACGGCGACTTCTCCCTGGACCATCGCTGAAACTTCCTTCCGTCTGCTGCTCGACACGGCCATCGATATCGCCTTGCCGTGGCACTGGCGCAGCTTCTGTCTCGATCAAGCTTGGCGTCCGCTGCGTGAAATGGAGCGCCTGTCCCTGTGCAAATGCCGGCTCCAACGTTGGCAACGCTACACCTGGCAGCTCGCCACCTGCGAACTGCTGCCCTCGATTCCTCTTATTGAACTGGTGCAAGGATTTTCAGATGACCAAGACACGTATTGA
- a CDS encoding YhdP family protein produces MERLTRILAALTRWGLGLCALVLVLMALYVSLGRELTPLVAEYRADIEDKASAALGMPLQIGELEGNWSGFAPILLAHDVMVGSGANALRLDRVRAVPDLWASLLAREVRIAHLELNGLKISLKEAEDGSWALEGLPVQNDQPLDPQQLFNRSQMIQQLSVLDSQVTLQPLDHAPLTLTYVGLNLKTGASRQRLDARLTLPDGQPVALSLRTRIRPEQLKDSVVDGYASLPQSDWSKWLPERLTQQWNFSEIKAGGELWVNWAKGTLQSAALRLNAPQLTGAYADRKPIQINNLALNAYYENSAEGATVTLDSLAMSFGENRWESHVQLKQTRATDKVDELWHLQADRLDLTPITPLLNALGPLPQGFAKAVDHLKVTGGLRNVLLDFRPNATDGNKFSFATNLDNVGFDAYHGAPAARNVSGSLSGNLDGGELRMDSKDFVLHLDPIFAKPWQYLQANARLTWKLDKDGFTLIAPYLKVLGEEGKIAGDFLIRLHFDHSQEDYMDLRVGLVDGDGRYTAKYLPEVLSPALDEWLRTAILKGAVDQGFFQYQGSLSKNAGEADRSISLFFKVRDAELAFQPGWPHVSKVSGDVFIEDSGVRIWADKGQLLDTQVSDVFVNIPHVPSGQHTHMYLDGGFAGGLGDGLKILQDAPIGTGETFAGWEGAGDLQGKLKLDIPLDKGGDQPKILVDFKTANARLKLAEPKLELTQLKGDLRFDSAKGLSGQNIAARAFDKPVTAQIFADGSPGKLKTRVAASGQVEVKKLTDWLGVTQPLPVSGTIPYQLQLNLDGADSQLMVSSSMKGVVVDLPVPFGMAADVGRDTVFRMTLQGQERRYWVNYDQLANFTFAAPPSNFAEGRGELFLGAGEAVLPGAKGLRIRGVLSELDVAPWQDLVSKYAGQDPGGSAKQLLNSADFKVGKLTAFGTTLDQASVQVNRKPGAWNLALDSQQAKGSASLPDAKGVPIAVNLQYVKLPAPDPTVQADENSPDPLVSVDPTKIPALDITINQLFLGPDLVGGWSLKVRPTAKGIALNNLDMGLKGILLQGNGGWEGTPGATNSWFKGRIGGKNLADVLKGWGFAPSVTSEEFHMDVDGRWPGSPAWLATKRFSGTLDASLNKGQFVEVEGGAQALRVFGLLNFNSIGRRLRLDFSDLFGKGLSYDRVKGLLVANNGVYVTREPIRLTGPSSNLELDGTLDLVGDKVDAKLLVTLPVTNNLPIAALLVGAPAVGGALFLIDKLIGDRVARFASVKYTVKGPWKEPKITFDKPF; encoded by the coding sequence ATGGAGCGTCTGACACGCATTCTGGCCGCACTCACCCGTTGGGGGCTGGGCCTGTGCGCGTTGGTTCTGGTGTTGATGGCGTTGTACGTCAGTCTCGGCCGTGAGCTGACCCCGTTGGTGGCCGAGTATCGCGCCGACATCGAAGACAAGGCCAGCGCCGCCCTGGGTATGCCGTTGCAGATCGGCGAGCTGGAAGGTAACTGGAGCGGTTTTGCGCCGATCCTGTTGGCCCATGATGTGATGGTCGGCTCAGGTGCCAATGCGCTGCGTCTGGACCGCGTGCGAGCGGTACCGGATCTGTGGGCCAGCCTGTTGGCGCGCGAAGTGCGCATTGCCCACCTTGAACTCAACGGTCTGAAAATCAGCCTCAAGGAAGCCGAAGACGGCAGTTGGGCGCTGGAAGGTCTGCCGGTGCAGAACGATCAGCCGCTTGACCCGCAACAATTGTTCAATCGCTCGCAAATGATCCAGCAACTGTCGGTGCTCGACAGTCAGGTGACCTTGCAACCGCTGGATCACGCGCCACTGACCCTCACCTATGTCGGCCTCAATCTGAAAACCGGTGCCAGCCGTCAGCGGCTCGATGCGCGTTTGACCTTGCCGGATGGCCAGCCTGTTGCATTGAGCCTGCGCACGCGAATTCGCCCCGAGCAATTGAAGGACAGTGTGGTGGACGGTTACGCCAGCCTGCCGCAAAGCGACTGGTCGAAGTGGCTGCCGGAGCGTCTTACCCAACAATGGAATTTTTCCGAGATCAAAGCCGGCGGCGAGCTCTGGGTCAATTGGGCCAAGGGCACGCTGCAAAGTGCGGCGCTCCGTTTGAACGCGCCGCAACTGACCGGCGCTTACGCCGATCGCAAGCCGATCCAGATCAATAATCTGGCGCTTAACGCCTACTACGAGAACAGTGCCGAAGGCGCGACCGTTACCCTCGATTCGCTGGCGATGAGTTTCGGTGAAAACCGTTGGGAGTCGCATGTACAGCTGAAGCAGACGCGCGCGACCGACAAGGTGGACGAGCTCTGGCACTTGCAAGCGGATCGTCTCGATCTGACTCCGATCACCCCGTTGCTCAATGCGTTGGGGCCGTTGCCGCAAGGTTTTGCCAAAGCCGTTGATCATTTGAAAGTCACCGGTGGTCTGCGTAACGTGCTGCTGGATTTTCGCCCCAACGCCACCGATGGCAACAAATTCAGTTTCGCCACCAATCTGGACAATGTCGGTTTCGACGCCTATCACGGCGCGCCGGCAGCACGAAACGTCAGCGGCAGCCTCAGCGGTAACCTAGACGGTGGCGAGTTGCGCATGGACAGCAAGGATTTTGTCCTCCACCTTGACCCGATTTTTGCCAAGCCATGGCAGTACCTTCAGGCCAACGCACGCCTGACCTGGAAGCTCGATAAAGACGGCTTCACCCTGATCGCCCCGTACCTGAAGGTGCTCGGCGAGGAGGGCAAGATTGCCGGCGATTTCCTGATTCGCCTGCATTTCGATCATAGCCAGGAAGACTACATGGACCTGCGGGTCGGTCTGGTCGATGGTGATGGTCGCTATACGGCCAAATACCTGCCCGAAGTGCTCAGTCCGGCGCTCGACGAGTGGCTGCGTACGGCAATCCTCAAAGGCGCGGTCGATCAGGGTTTCTTCCAGTATCAGGGCTCGCTTAGCAAGAATGCCGGGGAGGCCGATCGCAGCATCAGTCTGTTCTTTAAGGTGCGCGACGCTGAACTGGCCTTCCAGCCAGGCTGGCCGCACGTGAGCAAGGTCAGTGGCGACGTGTTCATCGAGGACAGTGGCGTGCGGATCTGGGCCGACAAGGGCCAATTGCTCGACACTCAGGTCAGCGATGTCTTCGTCAATATTCCCCACGTACCGTCCGGGCAACACACGCACATGTATCTTGATGGCGGCTTTGCCGGCGGTCTCGGTGATGGTCTGAAAATTCTCCAGGACGCCCCGATCGGCACGGGTGAAACCTTTGCCGGTTGGGAAGGCGCGGGCGATCTGCAAGGCAAGCTCAAGCTCGATATCCCGTTGGACAAGGGCGGCGACCAGCCGAAAATCCTCGTCGATTTCAAAACCGCCAACGCGCGGCTGAAACTGGCTGAGCCGAAGCTGGAGCTGACTCAACTCAAAGGCGATTTGCGCTTTGACAGCGCCAAGGGGCTTAGCGGGCAGAACATCGCCGCGCGGGCGTTCGACAAACCGGTAACTGCGCAGATCTTCGCCGATGGCAGCCCCGGCAAGCTCAAGACCCGGGTCGCCGCATCCGGTCAGGTCGAAGTGAAGAAGCTCACCGACTGGCTGGGTGTGACACAACCATTGCCGGTTTCCGGAACCATTCCTTATCAGTTGCAATTGAATCTGGACGGCGCCGACAGCCAGTTGATGGTCAGCTCCAGCATGAAAGGTGTGGTGGTGGATTTGCCGGTACCGTTCGGCATGGCGGCTGATGTAGGGCGCGATACTGTGTTCCGCATGACCTTGCAGGGGCAGGAGCGGCGTTATTGGGTTAATTACGACCAACTGGCCAATTTCACCTTCGCGGCACCGCCGAGCAATTTTGCCGAGGGCCGTGGCGAATTGTTTCTTGGTGCCGGCGAAGCGGTGCTGCCGGGCGCCAAAGGCTTGCGGATTCGCGGGGTGCTTTCGGAGCTGGACGTAGCGCCGTGGCAGGACCTTGTCAGCAAATACGCTGGGCAGGATCCGGGCGGCAGCGCCAAGCAATTGCTCAACAGTGCTGATTTCAAGGTCGGCAAGCTCACCGCATTCGGAACTACGCTGGATCAGGCGTCGGTTCAGGTCAATCGCAAGCCGGGCGCGTGGAATCTGGCCCTCGACAGCCAGCAGGCCAAAGGCTCGGCAAGCCTGCCAGACGCCAAGGGCGTGCCGATTGCGGTCAATCTGCAATACGTGAAACTGCCGGCGCCGGACCCGACGGTGCAGGCTGACGAGAATTCGCCGGATCCATTGGTATCGGTCGATCCGACGAAGATTCCGGCGTTGGATATCACCATCAATCAACTGTTCCTCGGCCCGGATCTGGTTGGCGGCTGGTCGCTGAAGGTGCGCCCGACCGCCAAAGGCATCGCTCTGAACAACCTCGACATGGGCCTCAAAGGCATCCTGTTGCAGGGTAATGGCGGCTGGGAAGGCACACCGGGAGCGACCAACAGCTGGTTCAAAGGCCGGATTGGCGGCAAGAATCTCGCCGACGTCCTCAAGGGCTGGGGCTTTGCCCCGAGCGTGACCAGCGAAGAGTTCCACATGGACGTCGATGGCCGCTGGCCGGGCTCGCCGGCTTGGCTGGCGACCAAACGCTTCTCCGGCACCCTTGATGCGTCGCTGAACAAAGGTCAGTTTGTTGAAGTGGAGGGCGGTGCACAGGCGTTACGGGTGTTCGGTCTGCTCAACTTCAACTCTATCGGTCGCCGTTTGCGTCTGGACTTCTCTGATCTGTTCGGCAAAGGCTTGAGCTACGACCGGGTCAAAGGTCTGCTGGTGGCGAACAATGGTGTGTATGTCACCCGCGAGCCGATTCGCCTGACCGGCCCTTCGAGCAACCTTGAGCTGGACGGTACGCTGGATCTGGTCGGCGACAAGGTTGACGCCAAGTTGCTGGTGACCTTGCCGGTGACCAACAACCTGCCGATCGCTGCGCTGCTCGTCGGCGCACCGGCGGTTGGCGGTGCGTTGTTCCTTATCGACAAGTTGATCGGTGACCGTGTGGCGCGCTTTGCCAGTGTGAAATACACCGTCAAAGGCCCATGGAAAGAGCCGAAAATCACCTTCGACAAGCCTTTTTAA
- a CDS encoding carbon-nitrogen hydrolase family protein: protein MSLAVIQMVSQSDVLANLAQARRLLDQAAAGGAKLAVLPENFAAMGRRDIADIGRAEALGEGPILPWLKQTARDLKLWIVAGTLPLPPVDQPTAKANACSLLVDEHGEIVARYDKLHLFDVDVADNRARYRESDDYAYGSGVVVADTPVGKLGLTVCYDLRFPELYSELRAAGAELITAPSAFTAVTGAAHWDVLIRARAIETQCYVLAAAQGGTHPGPRETFGHAAIIDPWGRVLASQDQGEAVLLAERDSIEQASIRARMPVVSHRRFFSQGAQRPASEHEFKA from the coding sequence ATGTCTTTAGCGGTGATTCAAATGGTCAGCCAGAGCGACGTGCTGGCCAATCTGGCTCAGGCCCGGCGCCTGCTCGACCAGGCTGCGGCCGGTGGCGCCAAGCTGGCGGTGCTGCCGGAAAACTTCGCCGCCATGGGCCGTCGCGACATCGCTGATATCGGCCGCGCCGAAGCATTGGGCGAAGGACCGATCCTGCCATGGTTGAAACAGACCGCCCGCGACCTCAAGTTATGGATAGTGGCCGGCACCTTGCCGTTGCCGCCGGTGGATCAGCCGACGGCCAAGGCCAATGCCTGCTCGTTGCTGGTCGATGAGCATGGCGAAATCGTTGCACGCTATGACAAGTTGCATCTGTTCGATGTCGATGTGGCGGACAATCGCGCCCGTTATCGCGAATCCGATGACTATGCTTATGGCAGTGGCGTGGTGGTTGCCGATACGCCGGTAGGCAAGCTCGGTCTGACCGTGTGTTATGACCTGCGCTTTCCCGAGCTGTATAGCGAATTGCGTGCCGCCGGTGCCGAGTTGATCACTGCACCGTCAGCCTTTACTGCGGTGACCGGCGCAGCGCATTGGGATGTGCTGATTCGCGCGCGGGCCATCGAGACCCAGTGTTATGTGCTCGCCGCAGCGCAGGGCGGGACCCACCCGGGACCGCGGGAAACTTTCGGCCATGCGGCGATTATCGACCCGTGGGGCCGTGTGCTGGCGAGTCAGGATCAAGGCGAAGCGGTGTTGTTGGCCGAACGCGACAGTATTGAACAAGCGTCCATCAGGGCGCGAATGCCGGTGGTGAGTCATCGGCGGTTTTTCTCGCAGGGCGCGCAGCGGCCTGCTTCAGAACACGAATTTAAGGCGTAA